A stretch of the Rhizomicrobium sp. genome encodes the following:
- a CDS encoding AMP-binding protein, whose protein sequence is MAVNASPALLNGSGGLPLGRLLAYHAARDPRRPALVIGDETISREQLEAQANRRARMLAADGVKAGDLVTIALPNGLEFYETTFALWKLGAIPNVVSHKLPATEFSTLLAVAQPKMVIGANLHDLAGHKAVRGGRWLDESLSAEELPEVISTHWKAMASGGSTGQPKIIVDHMPGLWDPKVTVFGQRLDDVLLNPGPLYHNAPFVGMHYGLFTGATVVEMGRFDAERALALVEDRKVGWVNFVPTMMHRIWRLGSDVRARFDLASLHTVFHMAAPCPTWLKQAWIDWLGPERIFELYAGTERQGTTLISGTEWLERQGSVGKPQPGSRIRVLDDAGRDCRPGETGEIYFLPDAGRGTTYHYIGAAPKTLGDWESLGDLGYFDEAGYLYLSDRRTDLILSGGANIYPAEVEAALGSHPKVNSVIVIGLRDAEWGQRVHAIVELERGVSLQADDLLNHASAHLARYKLPKTFEFVDFPLRDDAGKARRNALRDERAARLPSS, encoded by the coding sequence ATGGCGGTAAACGCATCTCCAGCCCTGCTGAACGGGAGCGGCGGGCTGCCGCTTGGCCGGTTGCTGGCCTATCACGCGGCGCGCGATCCACGCCGGCCGGCCTTGGTCATCGGCGACGAAACCATCAGTCGCGAACAGCTAGAGGCGCAGGCCAATCGCAGAGCGAGGATGCTGGCCGCGGATGGTGTGAAGGCCGGCGATCTCGTGACGATCGCATTGCCGAACGGCCTGGAATTCTACGAGACGACCTTTGCGCTTTGGAAGCTCGGCGCCATTCCGAATGTCGTATCGCACAAACTTCCCGCGACGGAATTCTCCACTCTTTTGGCCGTTGCGCAGCCGAAAATGGTGATCGGCGCGAACCTCCATGACCTGGCGGGGCACAAGGCTGTGCGCGGCGGCCGCTGGCTCGACGAGAGCCTGTCCGCCGAGGAATTGCCGGAGGTGATTTCAACGCATTGGAAGGCGATGGCCAGCGGCGGCTCAACCGGCCAGCCGAAGATCATCGTCGATCATATGCCGGGATTGTGGGACCCCAAGGTCACGGTATTCGGTCAGCGTCTCGACGACGTGCTGCTCAATCCCGGCCCGCTGTACCACAATGCGCCGTTCGTGGGCATGCATTACGGGCTCTTCACGGGTGCCACGGTCGTCGAGATGGGCCGGTTCGACGCCGAACGGGCCTTGGCGCTCGTTGAGGATCGCAAGGTCGGCTGGGTCAATTTCGTCCCGACGATGATGCACCGGATCTGGCGCCTGGGAAGCGATGTTCGCGCGCGCTTCGATCTCGCGTCCCTGCACACCGTCTTCCACATGGCCGCGCCTTGCCCGACCTGGTTGAAGCAGGCGTGGATCGATTGGCTCGGCCCGGAGAGGATATTCGAGCTGTATGCCGGAACGGAACGCCAGGGCACGACCCTCATCAGCGGAACGGAATGGCTGGAGCGCCAGGGCTCCGTCGGCAAGCCGCAGCCCGGTTCGCGAATTCGCGTTCTTGACGACGCCGGCCGCGATTGCCGCCCCGGCGAAACCGGCGAGATTTACTTCCTCCCCGACGCCGGCCGAGGGACGACGTATCACTATATCGGTGCGGCGCCCAAGACGCTCGGCGATTGGGAATCCTTGGGCGATCTCGGCTATTTCGACGAAGCCGGCTATCTCTACCTTTCGGACAGGCGCACCGACCTCATCCTCTCCGGCGGCGCCAACATCTATCCGGCGGAGGTCGAAGCCGCGCTCGGCAGTCATCCCAAAGTCAATTCGGTCATCGTGATCGGATTGCGGGATGCCGAATGGGGCCAGCGTGTCCACGCCATCGTCGAGCTCGAGCGCGGCGTGAGCCTGCAGGCGGACGATCTGTTGAATCATGCCTCGGCTCATCTTGCCCGCTACAAGCTTCCGAAGACATTCGAATTCGTCGATTTTCCGCTTCGCGACGATGCCGGAAAAGCACGACGGAATGCCCTCCGGGACGAACGTGCCGCGCGCCTTCCGAGTTCCTAG
- a CDS encoding DUF1080 domain-containing protein — protein sequence MSLLLGLTMLEAEQPTAAAAQPLSPQFVKALQDADACRPNVECKLTAEMSATLVGMFRYTGVCRADETCDVTLDRFEKLEAIIKKTEQWTPVPPKVSPGTVQGAPPSDAIVLFDGRNLDGWISANDHMPAHWPVQGGVLTVGKAQGNIETKRHFKDYQLHIEWRIPKDVEGKGQARGNSGVFLASTGPYDAGYEIQILDSWNNPTYVNGEAASLYKESAPLVNAARPPGAWQSYDVVWTAPRFDGKGSLKSPAYVTLFHNGVLVQNHVALQGETSFLYRPSYRPYDRAAIKLQAHPDSSRPLSFRNIWVREIP from the coding sequence GTGAGCCTGCTCCTCGGCCTGACGATGCTTGAAGCGGAGCAACCGACGGCCGCTGCCGCGCAGCCGCTGTCGCCGCAGTTCGTCAAGGCGCTTCAGGATGCCGACGCGTGTCGTCCGAACGTGGAGTGCAAGCTCACGGCCGAAATGTCCGCCACCTTGGTGGGGATGTTCCGCTACACCGGCGTTTGCCGTGCAGACGAGACCTGTGACGTCACGCTCGACAGGTTCGAAAAGCTGGAAGCCATCATCAAGAAAACCGAGCAGTGGACCCCGGTGCCGCCCAAAGTATCGCCCGGCACCGTCCAAGGCGCGCCGCCTTCGGACGCCATCGTGCTGTTCGACGGCCGAAATCTCGACGGCTGGATCAGCGCAAACGATCATATGCCAGCCCATTGGCCGGTTCAGGGCGGTGTCCTCACGGTCGGCAAAGCCCAGGGCAACATCGAGACCAAGCGGCATTTCAAGGACTACCAGCTCCACATCGAATGGCGCATTCCGAAGGACGTCGAAGGCAAGGGCCAGGCGCGCGGAAATAGTGGGGTCTTCCTGGCTTCGACCGGCCCCTACGACGCGGGCTATGAAATTCAGATTTTGGACTCCTGGAACAATCCGACCTACGTCAATGGCGAAGCCGCGAGCCTCTATAAGGAGTCGGCGCCGCTGGTGAACGCCGCGCGCCCCCCCGGCGCGTGGCAGTCCTATGACGTGGTGTGGACGGCGCCGCGATTCGACGGCAAGGGATCGCTCAAGAGCCCGGCTTACGTCACCCTCTTTCACAACGGCGTGCTTGTGCAGAACCACGTGGCGCTCCAAGGCGAGACCTCCTTCCTCTACAGGCCTTCCTATCGCCCGTACGACCGTGCCGCGATAAAGCTGCAGGCCCATCCCGATTCCTCCCGCCCCCTGAGCTTCCGGAATATCTGGGTGCGCGAGATACCATGA